The proteins below come from a single Hyphomicrobium denitrificans ATCC 51888 genomic window:
- a CDS encoding flagellar hook-length control protein FliK, with protein sequence MTEVASRAAQGQSIIDTISSRSPAQTYRGSRPSPKAQDAAVSGDRVRDRPAGRTNIREQRADPKSIDKSTKVSEKSQRESRSDDDVQASFEATVDTLGGQEAQPAPASINPLLAWTASPVTAPAQEAASNDDSAATNVTNAAIPGHILKQASVVALMEARQRLMAAQDTTPTAESNVEETVTTPVSVQSREAHWIFDDRSAGSDSRMFETLTNKTNAENALSASTAAAGSKGDTGAPKLSTDMIGAARSAEPQPTAGTAPQQNFGDTQGGGSGSRKESATPDAGARQILDASASTPVENITQDIPETPAPLSAATQQVRSGVLTALAGDRTSAEPFTPRQPADQPPAAGYVLRSIDLTLSPPDLGTVRLKLSLKASALDIDAEASKAATARLLDDDRKGLEQSLRDAGYDVKSLKISDISSSSNSNLNSSLNNGSSTFQDGSQARANLGGRQDDGMPRRDGEMPDQSQHRRRNDSQQPSSADVANGRQANAIYI encoded by the coding sequence ATGACCGAAGTCGCTTCGCGCGCCGCTCAGGGCCAAAGCATCATCGATACGATTTCAAGTCGGAGCCCGGCCCAAACATATCGCGGGTCAAGACCGAGCCCGAAGGCGCAGGATGCCGCCGTGTCCGGCGATCGGGTGCGCGATCGCCCCGCCGGCCGAACAAACATTCGCGAACAGCGCGCCGATCCCAAATCGATCGACAAGAGCACGAAGGTATCTGAAAAATCTCAACGCGAAAGTCGATCGGACGATGATGTGCAAGCATCGTTCGAGGCAACAGTCGACACGCTCGGCGGCCAGGAAGCACAGCCCGCGCCCGCTTCCATAAATCCGCTGCTGGCATGGACCGCTTCGCCCGTAACCGCGCCTGCTCAGGAAGCGGCATCGAATGACGATAGCGCCGCGACGAATGTCACGAACGCTGCGATTCCCGGGCATATCCTCAAACAAGCGAGCGTCGTTGCGCTGATGGAGGCCCGGCAGCGCCTGATGGCGGCGCAGGACACGACGCCGACGGCCGAGTCCAACGTCGAAGAAACAGTCACGACGCCCGTGTCGGTTCAATCGCGCGAGGCGCACTGGATTTTCGACGATAGGAGCGCCGGATCAGACAGCCGGATGTTTGAAACGTTGACGAACAAGACCAACGCGGAAAACGCCCTCTCGGCGTCGACCGCTGCTGCAGGGAGCAAAGGTGATACAGGCGCACCCAAGCTTTCGACGGATATGATCGGAGCCGCACGAAGCGCAGAGCCCCAGCCGACGGCCGGTACAGCGCCGCAGCAGAATTTCGGCGATACGCAAGGCGGCGGATCGGGATCACGCAAAGAGTCCGCAACACCGGACGCAGGCGCGCGCCAGATTTTGGACGCATCAGCTTCCACGCCTGTCGAAAACATCACGCAGGATATTCCGGAAACACCAGCTCCCCTGTCTGCTGCGACACAACAGGTTCGCAGCGGCGTGCTGACCGCGCTTGCCGGCGATCGCACCAGCGCCGAGCCATTCACCCCGCGGCAACCGGCCGATCAGCCGCCGGCTGCGGGCTACGTCTTGCGAAGCATTGATTTGACGCTTTCACCGCCCGATCTCGGAACTGTCAGATTGAAGCTCAGCCTCAAAGCCAGCGCTCTCGATATCGATGCGGAGGCGTCCAAAGCGGCGACAGCCAGGCTGCTCGACGATGACCGCAAGGGTTTGGAGCAAAGCCTGCGCGACGCCGGCTACGACGTGAAGAGCCTGAAGATCTCGGATATCTCGTCCAGTTCCAATTCAAACTTGAACAGCTCACTGAACAACGGCAGCTCGACGTTCCAGGATGGAAGCCAGGCGCGTGCAAACTTGGGTGGCCGGCAGGACGACGGGATGCCCCGGCGCGATGGTGAAATGCCGGATCAATCGCAGCACCGACGGCGCAACGACAGTCAGCAGCCATCGAGCGCTGACGTTGCGAATGGCAGGCAGGCAAACGCGATCTATATTTAG
- a CDS encoding MotB family protein: MSNGQEDVSSQPLVIVRRRRSHDEEHHGGVWKIAYADFMTAMMAFFLVMWLINAADKKTIVQVAAYFNPMRLTDRFEAPKGLEDLNEIDAKQNEEKSEKGLSQHPDQAQKLSAPKASKANIGEAMDEEAQKRSASAGGKSAEAQKEEALFDNPGQLLDKLADEAKASQSMTAASPLDSSISDPFDRADRRSGKSSAAQRSASQPNPAPAAPPAATAKASPPPSGVEGKDAAKNARALEAQDTKQAATALNAKDQNHAANAPKPSDAADVADEAKAKKLQDDISSALAKGSRAAPEIEVKATSEGLLVSLLDGADFGMFEVGSAKPRPALVLAMSKVGDVLKSLPGSIVVRGHTDSRAYKNGNYDNWRLSAARAQMAYYMLVRGGIAETRFAAIEGRADRDPKIPSNREAPENRRIDILIKEVKK, translated from the coding sequence ATGAGCAACGGTCAGGAAGACGTTTCATCGCAACCGCTCGTCATCGTACGCCGCCGTCGCAGTCACGACGAAGAGCATCACGGCGGCGTCTGGAAGATCGCCTATGCCGACTTCATGACGGCCATGATGGCGTTCTTTCTCGTCATGTGGCTGATCAATGCCGCGGATAAAAAGACGATCGTGCAGGTCGCGGCTTATTTTAATCCGATGCGGCTGACGGATCGCTTCGAGGCGCCCAAGGGCCTCGAAGATCTGAACGAGATCGACGCGAAGCAGAACGAGGAAAAGTCCGAGAAGGGCTTGAGCCAGCATCCCGATCAAGCGCAGAAGCTCAGCGCGCCCAAGGCGAGCAAGGCGAACATCGGCGAGGCGATGGACGAAGAAGCGCAAAAGAGAAGCGCTTCCGCCGGCGGCAAGAGCGCGGAAGCGCAGAAGGAAGAAGCGCTCTTCGACAATCCAGGGCAGCTTCTGGACAAGCTTGCAGACGAAGCCAAGGCCAGCCAGTCCATGACGGCGGCAAGTCCGTTGGACAGCAGCATCAGCGATCCCTTTGATCGCGCCGATCGCCGGTCCGGAAAATCGTCAGCCGCCCAAAGGTCTGCATCGCAGCCCAATCCCGCGCCGGCGGCACCACCAGCGGCAACCGCGAAGGCGTCGCCGCCGCCATCTGGCGTGGAAGGCAAGGATGCCGCGAAGAATGCGCGCGCACTGGAGGCGCAAGATACGAAGCAGGCTGCCACCGCGCTCAATGCCAAAGACCAGAATCACGCAGCAAATGCGCCGAAACCATCAGATGCCGCTGACGTAGCCGACGAAGCAAAAGCCAAAAAGTTGCAGGACGACATCAGCAGTGCCTTGGCGAAAGGCTCCCGTGCTGCGCCCGAGATCGAGGTGAAGGCGACATCCGAAGGCTTGCTCGTCAGTTTGCTCGACGGCGCCGACTTCGGCATGTTCGAGGTCGGCTCCGCGAAGCCGCGTCCCGCGTTGGTTCTCGCCATGAGCAAGGTCGGTGACGTTCTGAAATCCTTACCGGGCAGCATCGTCGTCCGCGGGCACACCGATAGTCGCGCCTACAAGAACGGCAACTACGACAACTGGCGTCTTTCCGCGGCACGCGCGCAAATGGCTTATTACATGCTCGTGCGCGGCGGCATTGCTGAAACGCGATTTGCAGCCATCGAAGGCCGCGCCGACCGGGATCCTAAAATTCCCTCCAATCGCGAGGCGCCGGAAAACCGCAGGATCGACATCCTCATCAAAGAGGTCAAGAAATGA